The genomic interval GACGAGCTTGGCTGCTGGTTGTCGTCATCTTCAGAGTCAGAAAATATCTTACGCGACTTTTTGGACCGTGAAACCGCCGGATGGTCATCTTCTGAATCAGACATGATCTTATGCTTCCTTCGGGGCTGTAGCTGTTCGTCGTCATCGCTGTCGTCGATTGTAACTTCTGTTGATCGTTTCGCCTTCGGCAGGAACTGCTCATCCTCCGAGTCGAGATCGGAGTCGTTAATCTGAACAGTAGTAGAAGTTGGGGCAGGAGAAGACGCCTGACTGTCGCTGAGAATAGTCACGTCTCCTGTCACGTCACCTCCGTCGTCCACCTCATCATCGTCCACCACGAACCCGTCGTCTTCGTAATCACTGATATCCTCACCAGGTTGTCGACTGTCAGactcctcatcctcgtcatcaACATTGATCGACTCTGCTGCCTCCCGGCCAGATCCGTCATTCACCCACACTCCACAGTTGGTGCACTGgtcctccccctcctctaGCTCCCAATGGCACTGCGAGCATCGCTGCACTCCGTCTTCCTCGTCCAGATGATATGAGCTCTCGGCCACAAATGCAGGAAACAcccgcttcttcttgatgtccTTGGCGTACGGCTTgacctgctccttcttgcgCTGCGCAAACGGCTTCTCCAAGCTTGGATCCACCCCGATCatcttgttggtgatgCTCTCAGCCAGCGACTTGAGAGTCAGCGAATGCGTGGGTGCCTTGCGGATCTTGGTGCGGCATTCGGGGCACgagttgttgttgacgaACCACTGTTTCAGACATGGGTAGCAGTAGTTGTGGCCACAGTCCAGCACGAATGGCACAAACATGATGGACTGGCAAATCGCACATTCCAGGTCAGAGCCGACGTCACACAGAAGCCCCGCATACCGATCTGATCCATGCGCCTCCCT from Yarrowia lipolytica chromosome 1F, complete sequence carries:
- a CDS encoding uncharacterized protein (Compare to YALI0F00132g, weakly similar to uniprot|Q12161 Saccharomyces cerevisiae YOL054W) — its product is MSTDIREFREAHGSDRYAGLLCDVGSDLECAICQSIMFVPFVLDCGHNYCYPCLKQWFVNNNSCPECRTKIRKAPTHSLTLKSLAESITNKMIGVDPSLEKPFAQRKKEQVKPYAKDIKKKRVFPAFVAESSYHLDEEDGVQRCSQCHWELEEGEDQCTNCGVWVNDGSGREAAESINVDDEDEESDSRQPGEDISDYEDDGFVVDDDEVDDGGDVTGDVTILSDSQASSPAPTSTTVQINDSDLDSEDEQFLPKAKRSTEVTIDDSDDDEQLQPRRKHKIMSDSEDDHPAVSRSKKSRKIFSDSEDDDNQQPSSSKSKATTIFTDSEDDDEKPRVSRLKKKRDAVVVLSDEEEEEESSEEDSEDVSDTDNEGITNGVYTGLPSRRRRGGDGDENSEDDSDDDSEDNDLGGFVVDEAEDDGSDDEAEYSEEY